Within the Bacteroidales bacterium genome, the region GTATCCTTTGCATGGAACATGGAAAACATGTGTTGTGCGAAAAGGCTTTTGCTTCGAATGCACAGGAAGCCCGGGAAATGATGGCTGCATCCGGGCGTAACCATGTGGTACTGATGGAAGCCATGAAACCCACGCTTACACCGAATTTTCTAAAGGTGAAGGATTCCCTTTCCAGGATCGGGACCATTCGTCGTTATTTCTCCTGTTATTGCCAGTATTCTTCACGGTATGACAAATTCCGGGAAGGAACCGTATTGAACGCCTTCCGGCCGGATCTGTCCAACGGAGCTTTGCCGGATATCGGCGTGTATACTATTTACCCGATGGTGGTCTTATTCGGGCGTCCGGACAGCATTAAAGCACAGGGATTATTGTTGTCATCCGGAGTGGACGGGGAAGGCAGTGTGGTTTTCGGTTATCCGGGGATGGATGCGGCTGTGTTGTATTCAAAAATTGCCAACTCTTCCTTACCTACGGAAATACAGGGAGAGGAAGGTAATATCATCCTTGACAGGATCAATATAATCGGAGATGTCCGAATTCAATACCGTAACGGTGAAGTTGAAGACCTGACCGCTTTTACTGAAAAAGAAGAATATTACTATGAGATAAAGGAATTTATTGATGTAGTGCAGTCAGGAAGAAAGGAATCAACAATCAATAGTCTGGAAAACTCGCTGATCACTGTGGAAATTATGGATGAGATACGTAGGCAGATAGGGGTTGTGTATCCTGCTGATAAAAATATCTAAGAATTACACGCAGCAATTGAAAGATACAACGTCATAATATTAAAGGGATGAAATTTACTTGTGACTGATTTTACTGTTATAAATTTACATTTGTTATGAAAAACGTATGGATTTTTGTATTTCTTGGTTTTTTGATATCTTGTTCCGATGACGATTCCTTGCCATATTCCTATTCAAGCGAACATACCATCTATTCAAAATCCGAACAAACGACATTGCGGGAACTTGTATTTATGGTAAAACCATATATGATAGACCAGGGTATTAAAAAATATATTGTGTCCCCATCAATTATTAACGTGAAAATTATGATCAATGGAGAGGAATGGGGTGTTTTTGAGTCTGTTAAAGTAGATACGTCTCATATCAATAAGGAAATTTCCGGAGATTTTTATACTTGGCTGACACCTGTTAAATATGTTGTTAGAGCTCCCTACCTGATTTCTGGAGACATATTGACCACTGCAGGAGCATATTCTGATTTGTTAAATCGGTATATTTCATTAAAGCCAGGGACTTATATATGCCAGATCGAATATTTTGAAATAATGAATAATAACCATGAAACACGACGGATATATCCTTTGATTGCAGTACCTTTCGACGTTAAAGAAAATACAGCTAGTGCATTTATTGATGAATTTGAAATATCTATAGATTAAATTATGAGAAAGTTTATATTTTTATTGATATTGATCCCATTCTTCTATTCCTGTAAAGATAAAGCTTATATCAAGATTCAGAATAAAGTCCGTAATGCGACCCTGAACAATGTGAGTTGGGACAATAACTCTATTGCTTATTCTTTACTTCCGGGCGAAGTCAGTGAGGAATTGAAGATAGTTGATGATAAAGACGATTTTCCAAAACGGGCAGTCGTTAAGTTTTATATGCAAGGAGCCGAAAATCAGGTATACCTTCAAACAAAATATTCGTTTTCTTTAGATGCCGGTCAAACCCTGTTGATTGTGATATCCGATACAACTTCGGTGATCAATCCGATAACAGAATGAGCTGAATCCTACCTACTTTTATCCATGTCGTATTTGTCTATATTTATTTAAGGGAGATACTATTAATACCATTATATCCAAAAAATTTGATTATTTCAAAATGTAAAGTATATTTGTCAAAAATATATGTTTATTTTACTTTTTGTCTAATCTGTTTTATACCATGAAAAGGAAAAATGATGTAATTATTCTATTCCCTGCTTATTTTAAGAAAATAGGGATCGCAATTATCGCCTTTGTATTCATTATGATTGGCGCTTTAAAGATATCAGGAATTGTTTCTGCATTGGATTTATCTAAAGAACTTATCCGGACTGTTATTTATGCGATGTTGATCATAGGTTTGTTTTTTATGGCATGGAGCAGGGAAAAAAAAGAAGATGAGATGAGTTTATTTATACGTTTTCAGGCTATTACAGTCTCATTTGTCTTTGTGATTGCGTATGTACTGATAGAGCCTGTAGGGAATTATATATTCTCCATGGAAAGAGTTAGTTACGGGCATAATGTCATTTTATTGATGTTGATATTCTATTTATTGATGTATTATTTGATAAAAAAAAGATATCAATGAGAAATACGATAAAAGTCGAGAGGGCAAAACTGAATATCACCCAGCAGGAGTTGGCTGATAAGATCGGTGTTTCACGGCAAACGATCAATTCCATCGAGACACAAAGATTCATACCATCTACCGTGTTAGCGCTTAAAATTTCCGGTTTTTTTAAGGTAACTGTGAATGAGATCTTTATGCTTGAAGACGATGATTTTATTTGAATGAGTAGGGAAGTAGGAATGTTTATAAAGTCTGAAAGTCATAAAGTTTATAAAGTTTGAAAGTCTGAATGTTCATAAAGTAGAGTTTCGGGTGTCTTTTCGGAATAATTTTCATTTCTTCTTGTTCTACCTTTTTCCAATTTCATTTAGAAGCTATTTAAAAATTATTATTGAATAAAATTTGAACATCATCTCAAATTAAAATCATTTATTATCAATCAATTCTACGAAATCCAATAGGGTCAGGTTCTATTACTTTTTCAGCTTTTCTAACCATATTTCATTCTTCGTTACAAAAACTTGCCTGTATCGGCAAAAATGAGTATTTTTAAAGTTGATTTTAAATAAAACCTGCCGATAAGAGCAATTTATATACTTTATGCAATATCTATCAGTCAGTCAGTTCGCAGAGAAATGGGGTGTGCCGGAAAGAACCATCCGTAATTATTGTGCGACAGGAAAAATAAAAGGAGTTTTCTTAACAGGTAAAACGTGGAATATACCCGAAGATGCTCTTTTACCTAAAAAGAGTAGTAGCCGGTTTAGTGATAATCTTTTGCTCAATATTCTTAAAGAGCAAAAAGATATGAAGCTGAAAGGGGGTATCTATCATCGTACACAAATCGACTTAACCTACAATTCCAATCGTATTGAAGGAAGTAAA harbors:
- a CDS encoding helix-turn-helix transcriptional regulator, which encodes MRNTIKVERAKLNITQQELADKIGVSRQTINSIETQRFIPSTVLALKISGFFKVTVNEIFMLEDDDFI
- a CDS encoding Gfo/Idh/MocA family oxidoreductase, with the translated sequence MDRLRFGVIGTNFISDWVIAGGKQDERFELSAVYSRTQETADAFASRHRIPYTFTSLEAMLESPLIDAVYIASPNALHAQQSILCMEHGKHVLCEKAFASNAQEAREMMAASGRNHVVLMEAMKPTLTPNFLKVKDSLSRIGTIRRYFSCYCQYSSRYDKFREGTVLNAFRPDLSNGALPDIGVYTIYPMVVLFGRPDSIKAQGLLLSSGVDGEGSVVFGYPGMDAAVLYSKIANSSLPTEIQGEEGNIILDRINIIGDVRIQYRNGEVEDLTAFTEKEEYYYEIKEFIDVVQSGRKESTINSLENSLITVEIMDEIRRQIGVVYPADKNI